Part of the Sinomonas atrocyanea genome is shown below.
ATCCCTCCGCCGCAGCGCCGGCGCTCGCGGCCACCCGACAGAGAGAGGCCGAGGCGTCCGCCGGAGCACTGCCCGGCGGACACCTCGGCCCCAGTTGCGCGGAATCTGTCCGCGGGGAGGATCAGGAAGGCTGGAAGGCGCGCAGCGTCAGCAGGTGGATGTCGCTGTTAGAGCAGGCCATGACCTGGGCGGGGATGAAGAGCGACCCGTAGTCCTCGGGCGGGTACACCCGGTAGCCCGCGGCGTCGACCGTGGTGCAGCCGGTGTAGTTGCCGGCCTGGTGCAGCCCGAAGTCGGCCGCGCCGCTCTGGCCGGGCTGCAGCACGATCGGCACGACGGGCACCGACGTGTCGCGGTCCGCCGGGGCGCCGATCGGGGCGCCGGTGGGGCCGTTGGTCAGGGACACGCCGGCGAAACCCTCGAGCAGACAGGGCGACTGGGAGACGTTCTTGAGGGCGATCTTCTGGTAGACCGTCCCCGCGGCCCCGCCCGCCCCCGGCTGGAGGCTGCCCTGGAGCTGGTTCGAGACGCACCGGGCGACCCCGCCGGCGGTGGAGGGCGCAGGG
Proteins encoded:
- a CDS encoding DUF4232 domain-containing protein, whose protein sequence is MNRVQRSLAFLSPLALAAVLAGCGSGAQPAASPSSASPSASSSASSSSSGTPTGSDSATPGTGSPAPSTAGGVARCVSNQLQGSLQPGAGGAAGTVYQKIALKNVSQSPCLLEGFAGVSLTNGPTGAPIGAPADRDTSVPVVPIVLQPGQSGAADFGLHQAGNYTGCTTVDAAGYRVYPPEDYGSLFIPAQVMACSNSDIHLLTLRAFQPS